A single region of the Salvelinus sp. IW2-2015 linkage group LG20, ASM291031v2, whole genome shotgun sequence genome encodes:
- the LOC111981417 gene encoding ubiquitin carboxyl-terminal hydrolase 37-like isoform X1: protein MARLRNLFSKSSTQLGEQSCTGEGEDNTKLLGLPNIGNTCFMNSALQCLLGLPAFCRDILRQQDTWSSSPFSKLLCCFAELHQSRLSGGTVNAKKKEKKKILQTVKRCLSFVNEDYEDDDEQDAHECVLLLLFQLKEEGMALKGSPEPYTCPVKQLEFKLKTSRTCTSCGVTVYGQEDYNHLSLSLSHYLTHSLDLYFKPSALECACWECSGSIASVTRHFLTLPRVLMLHIKRFAAGDWEPEKVDDPMSIPAELTLPAVWGETAPVQHGARASSLGNNNMDSTPANSPKGTLDRSETPARQYLQIVKCDLTSGRQHVYRPLHQ, encoded by the exons ATGGCTCGCCTCCGCAACCTGTTCAGCAAGAGTAGCACCCAGCTGGGGGAGCAGAGCTGCACAGGCGAGGGTGAAGACAACACCAAGCTCCTcgg GTTGCCTAATATTGGCAACACCTGCTTCATGAACTCTGCTCTGCAGTGCCTGCTGGGGCTGCCAGCATTTTGCAGAGACATCCTGAGACAGCAGGACACCTGGAGTTCTTCCCCCTTCTCTAAACTGCTATG CTGCTTTGCCGAGTTACATCAGTCAAGGCTTTCTGGAGGCACTGTCAATGCTAAGAAAAAGGAAAAGAAGAAAATCCTTCAAACAGTCAAGCGCTGTCTCTCCTTTGTCAATGAGGACTATGAGGACGACGATGAACAG GATGCCCATGAATGTGTGTTGCTCCTCCTCTTTCAGCTGAAGGAGGAGGGTATGGCATTAAAGGGCTCACCAGAGCCGTACACCTGCCCCGTGAAGCAGTTAGAATTCAAGCTGAAGACTTCCCGTACCTGCACCAG CTGTGGAGTTACAGTGTATGGTCAGGAGGATTACAATCACCTGTCACTGAGCCTGAGCCATTACCTGACACACAGCCTGGACCTCTACTTTAAG CCATCTGCGTTAGAGTGTGCATGCTGGGAGTGCTCAGGCAGCATTGCATCTGTGACTAGGCACTTCCTCACGCTGCCCCG GGTCCTAATGCTTCATATTAAGCGGTTTGCTGCAGGCGACTGGGAGCCAGAGAAGGTGGATGATCCCATGTCCATCCCTGCAGAACTGACCCTCCCAGCCGTATGGGGGGAGACAGCCCCTGTCCAGCATGGAGCCAG GGCAAGCTCACTGGGGAACAACAACATGGACAGCACACCTGCAAACTCCCCGAAAGGCACCCTTGATAGATCAG AGACACCAGCCAGAC
- the LOC111981417 gene encoding ubiquitin carboxyl-terminal hydrolase 37-like isoform X2 — translation MARLRNLFSKSSTQLGEQSCTGEGEDNTKLLGLPNIGNTCFMNSALQCLLGLPAFCRDILRQQDTWSSSPFSKLLCCFAELHQSRLSGGTVNAKKKEKKKILQTVKRCLSFVNEDYEDDDEQDAHECVLLLLFQLKEEGMALKGSPEPYTCPVKQLEFKLKTSRTCTRVLMLHIKRFAAGDWEPEKVDDPMSIPAELTLPAVWGETAPVQHGARASSLGNNNMDSTPANSPKGTLDRSETPARQYLQIVKCDLTSGRQHVYRPLHQ, via the exons ATGGCTCGCCTCCGCAACCTGTTCAGCAAGAGTAGCACCCAGCTGGGGGAGCAGAGCTGCACAGGCGAGGGTGAAGACAACACCAAGCTCCTcgg GTTGCCTAATATTGGCAACACCTGCTTCATGAACTCTGCTCTGCAGTGCCTGCTGGGGCTGCCAGCATTTTGCAGAGACATCCTGAGACAGCAGGACACCTGGAGTTCTTCCCCCTTCTCTAAACTGCTATG CTGCTTTGCCGAGTTACATCAGTCAAGGCTTTCTGGAGGCACTGTCAATGCTAAGAAAAAGGAAAAGAAGAAAATCCTTCAAACAGTCAAGCGCTGTCTCTCCTTTGTCAATGAGGACTATGAGGACGACGATGAACAG GATGCCCATGAATGTGTGTTGCTCCTCCTCTTTCAGCTGAAGGAGGAGGGTATGGCATTAAAGGGCTCACCAGAGCCGTACACCTGCCCCGTGAAGCAGTTAGAATTCAAGCTGAAGACTTCCCGTACCTGCACCAG GGTCCTAATGCTTCATATTAAGCGGTTTGCTGCAGGCGACTGGGAGCCAGAGAAGGTGGATGATCCCATGTCCATCCCTGCAGAACTGACCCTCCCAGCCGTATGGGGGGAGACAGCCCCTGTCCAGCATGGAGCCAG GGCAAGCTCACTGGGGAACAACAACATGGACAGCACACCTGCAAACTCCCCGAAAGGCACCCTTGATAGATCAG AGACACCAGCCAGAC